Below is a window of Entelurus aequoreus isolate RoL-2023_Sb linkage group LG07, RoL_Eaeq_v1.1, whole genome shotgun sequence DNA.
cacgctaccgctccctcttttctctcgcccacacactcactgacgtcactcacctcacatgctgtcacctattatagggccacacacatacgctactctcataacattttctttccaattcattaattaggcaattaatttgaaactggtgtgggtggctctatatatactagcccactgcagccacttGCAGAAATCAaaaaggaatcgaaaattattaaatctgtgacaaaaataatacccgctatgtctaaacgataccgtttgatcagctgctcgtcatcaaacaaagccaggacatccttccgctccctgaacgttcgcgcacgtctctctcgcctcagtgccataccCCGCTGGCAACtcataaccacttaagacacctctgaaggtctcttaaatatcgtggagagtaggagtgattcttagacttaagaaagttgataaatagcttttattcttaagtttgagagtaggactaaatttcgcaaattctcaggacttaagtgtaaaatggcactctaagacgcttgataaatacggccccagaactATAAGCCATCATTTCAGAATTTAACGTATTCTACTGTTGTAGGAAAGCGGCCTGTAGAAAACTAGCAGAAAGACTTAATGATACACCTACTCATGTACTTTGGTTTATGGTGTCGTCTTGTTTTACTAAAGAATATTGTTACTTATTTACTCACATGTAGTCTTTAACTTATTTTGAAATTGTTGCTGTCTGAGCGTGCAAAGGcgtcggggggggggggcaatgaaTCACTCACAGCCATTGGTTTCTCCAGTAGAATATGGAAGCCTTTCTTTGCAAAGGCCACTGCCGGCTCCTGTGACATGCAAACATGTTAAAGTGCTGTTGAATAGGAAGGGTAAGTCCACATACTCTAGTTATTGTTTTTTACCTTATGAAGTTGGTCGGGCGTGCAAATCAAAACAGCGTCTGCACACTTGTCTCTTTGCACGAAAGTGTGCCAGTCTGCATTTTTAGAGGAGAAAGTGAGCATTATAAGTGAAAGAAGGAACAGCTATAAGTAAATCAGTTTGCTACCGGCTCACCTTCACACAGGTTCTCGTCTGCTATGTTGTACAGTTGTCGGAACTTGGTGCGGGCAAACTTGCTGGGATCAGCGACTCCGACGACCTGCAATCACAAACATGATGCGTACTGCaatacccaaaaccagtgaagttggtacgttgtgtaatttaaaaaaatacttaaaatttgTAATTATCGAATTATAATTATTTCATtagttcattatttatttaatgatttaataaACTAGCCATTTAAGtcattatttaaagatgtatttcatTTTGTCCCTCCTTATATaataacgagccagtcttttgaacggctctttgacgACCGTACATTTTATTCCtacttattatttgtgtattttttttctgtattggcaACGCACTCCTGGGCTACAAAGTTTCTTAGgtgagttattttattttttattaaacaacatgtttacaACGAAAACACTACAAATATAAAATTATagtcaatatttcagaataattcccaccacTAGAGTAATATTGGTGTAGATTTAAATGACATCTTACATCTTATAACTGCTACCAGTAATTAtttccttgattaaaaaaaaaaaaaactactgtataattatggggggggggggggggggcaaattaagactaaattaaatagatacataaatatttaaataattacttatggtgtcaataattatttataattGGAGTTAAATACATAAACGTGTTATTGAatgtgtattttttatatatatatatataaaattacatGTAATGAATTAATTTCATTACTGACACAGCTCTGTatttacttttaaaaatgtatttaatgttgtcccaTTTGGCTCTCCATATGTAATAacaattgattgattaattgaagcttttattagtagattgcaaagtacagtacatattccttacaattgaccactaaatggtaacacccgaataagtttttcaacttgtttaagtcggggtccacgtaaatctcggctctttgaaaggaaccCCAAATCTAATAGATGATATTTAAAaggcacactttagtaaaaatctgtaattcATATACGGCTGACGTGATATTAACATGAAATATATGTAAGAGGGCATACCTGCACACGGTCCGGGTGGATGATTGCATAGCGGGAGTAAATGCTCCCTCGGCAGCCTGCTCCGACTACGATGATGCGGACAGGTGGACTCATGTTGACAACAACCTCTCACTGTCCAAAATGAACGTCCAAATGCCAAGGTAAGGTAAGGTAAGGTGTTACCGGGTCTATGGTTACCGGTATATGCCTTTGGACGATCGCTCGTTTCCGCACCTGCTGGTCAGCCCTGCTGAATGTTTTTAAAATACTCAAAGCCACGCCTACCTTGTGCTGCGTTCACGGCTCCTTCGAAATTTCAGCTATTGTTCTCGGGAGGTAAACATACATTTCTTAAGATCACAGGTTGCATACAAAAAGTGCAGGGTTGGTCCGTGTACATTCCGTTCATTCtagttccaattctgaaacgtttCCAATCAAATATTGCcagaaaattggattttgtgctgttttcctttctccagataaacacaaaaatccacgttatgttcatccaaaatgcaaggTTATctttgtgatgacaaattgaaccggaagcagtattttacttTTCGGTCCgtataccttccgttcattctaattcaaatttttaaatgcaaatcaaaaaacacatttcggaccatttttttctattttcatttctgaaataaaagttggacaactatttaatgagacttttttttttttaaacgcctgctgaacaaagatggtccgtgtaccttctttcattctatttccaattctaaaacgcaaatcaaaaaataaaagcaggttcgatttttattatatatgacagattttaaaacaaacaaaaaagggttgattttcattaaaatatggcCATAACATTGGATTTTCTTCTGTTTTATTTTTATGGATTTAAATGTTTCCACATAAACACAAAGactgaaaaaaatgtttcatccaacatgcaaaaatgcgtgtttatctgtgtgatgacactTCCTGGTGCACAGCACTCCAAAATAAAAGCGTACATTATAACAAGTAAAGGCGCAATCACGTTATCATGTTCAACAATGTCGttttaaaaaaagtgtcattaaaaagTTGTCCAAATTTTGTTTcacaaatgaaaatagaaaaaatggtccgaaattagttttttgatttgcaccccaaaagggacatgcggtaggaaaagggatggatggaaggtacacggaccttaaacgcaaaggaaaaggtaaaatactgcttccggttcaatttgtcatcacacagataaccacgcatttttgctttttggatgaacatttttttcgatttttgtgtttaactGGAAACATtgaaatccataaaaggaaaacagcacaaaatccaaattTATGGCAACATTTGAATGAACATCATCAACCTTTTGTTGTgtattttaaaatctgccatttataataaaaatcgaaaaacgtccCTCATTTTATTTTTGGATTTgggtttcagaattggaaatagaatgaacgaacACGGACCTACCTTAGTTGGTAACTTAAGGGTTTTGTTTAATTGAACGATTGTACACACAAACAATATATATTCACAATGTACAAACAAATTAAGGCACTTTTAGTACATTCCAATATTTTCAAATATCCACCAGGTTGAGCAAACATCGTCtttatacaaacaaaacatgtaaaacaaattaaagtaaaagACAATACAAATagataaaaatatacaaaatacaaacaattggGCAAATCTAACTCAACTTCAATTAGTCCAATAAAGGCATTCATTTCagggcttttgtacttttaaccattttccaagatttaattaataatttgaaATAATTGCCCCAATGTGAACAATTGGGTTTACTTTCAGAAATCGACATGTTTGTATGACAACATAAGCTTGCaacataataatattaacacgCATTTCTAGGTTACTATCTTTTATAAATATACCAAATGTAATCTCTATCTTTCAACCAAactctgatctcctcccaaaacaaatatacagtatcacATCCCATGAGTAAATGATTCACATCCTCTGTGGCATTACAGATAAAACAATTGTCAATATTCCATTAATAATTttgaattgtatttctttaacttTAGGAAtaactgtatatgtaatatatcttgTACCTATTTTCCCTAGAGTCTGTGACCTAAGTAGTCACCCTGAGAAGACACACTCCAGTACAGTACGTAGCGGTATGCAGTTAATAACGTTGGTTGCGACCCGCCATaaaataaagaagaagaaaacTCGGGCATTTCCGGCTCCCTTCGTCACAGCGACGATCACATGACGCAGCGCTCGGGTTAGCTACACACACCTGTGATGCTGGCTAACTAGCGCCGGACTCCGCGTTGTTCTTATCATATAAGCTAGAAAAGTGATACATGTTAGACTTTTTTATACCAATAAAACTGCTACAAGaagtcaaaggttggaattgcgCTTTTTTTAAAGCTTTGTTTTCGCCAAGGACCTCCGAGCGAAGCTGTgcgcgttagctagctagcgctgCCAAGTTAGTTGCCTTCCAAGCTGCGAGAAAGGAAAACAAGCATCGTCATGAATGTTGACGGCGTTAATCAGTCCGTCACCACCAGAGCTTCTTCTAATGTCACCACGTCTTCGACTGCGAGTAATTGTATCACAAATGACAACGCAACAACTAACGTCCCTTCAAACACCAGCAATGGTAATAATGCAGATTGTGTCTCAACCTAAGGCACATCTACCGGCTTGCTTGTGATGCATGTGTTTAATAATCAGGACAGCATACACAATTCTATTATTCTATATTGATCATTACTTAAACTGCCTTTCAGCTTCAACCTCCGCCGCCTTGGTGACGTCATCATCAGACTCCTCTGTCTCCAATGGAGTTTATGTTCCTGGAGGCATCACAAATGGAGACATAAAGCCCAACGTTTCCACAACCCCACTGGCTGACTTTGTCATGCAGCTGGAAGAGTACACACCTACGGTAAGAGTAACACACTGTCTaacacatgggtgtcaaactcaaaattggcccgccgtgtaatttcacttggcccttgaggcgatatcaaattaacactagagctggcccgccgattatatacagcggcggtgctgcggtaacaccgcattcaccgctaattctcatacttgccaaccctcccgggagactcccaaatttcagtgcccctcccgaaaatcgtcacgtccgcttttcatccagtccagcgagtgctggcccagtcacataatatgcttctgcacgcacacacaggtgaatgcaacgcatacttgatcaacagcgatagaggttacactgagggtagccgtataaacaactataacactgttagaaatatacgccacactgtgaacctacaccaaacaagaatgacaaacacatttcgggagaacatccgcaccgtaacagaacataaacacaacaaaacaaatacccagaaccctttgcagcactaactcttctgggatgctacaaggtatgtgtgtggggggggggtgtattttgtagcgttgcattcacgtgtgtgtgcgtacagaagccgcacatatcttgtgactgggccggcacgttgttagaatggatgaaaagcggacgtgacgacagctcgtagaggacgttaaaggcagtgcctttaaggcacgcccccaagactgtggtccgggtggactacgagatataatgactgatgaacaccttcgtacgataatgaaggttgcctcagctcaaagcctgagccccaacattaatgaactagcatccaagaaaagatgccaggtatctggcttgggcacatcagattagatcagtgtgttgcaaactgagcagtttaaagtcctgaatggttggtttattcattgttattttattttcaaatgtattagcctgtggaaaaagttaatgttgatatttacctcagaaggctgcaaatagaaaagaggcattcaatttttatttaaattgtatttgattattatttgatattttttaattattattatttgaaactcgattttgcatgtcactatatcaatcaatcaatcaatcaatcaatgtttatttatatagccctaaatcacaagtgtctcaaagggctgtacaagccacaacgacatcctcggtacagagcccacatacgggcaaggaaaactcaccccagtgggacgtcaatgtgaatgacaatgagaaaccttggagaggaccgcatatggggggaacccccgccccccccccccccccccccccctctaggggagaccgaaagcaatggatgtggagtgggtctgacataatattgtgaaagtccaacacatcagcgaaagtccagtccatggtggggccaacaggaaccatcccgagcagagacgggtcagcagcgtagagatgtccccatccgatgaacaggctagcggtccaccccggagcagagtagaaaagaaaagaaaagaaacggcagatcaactggtctaaaaagggagtctatttaaaggctagagtatacaaatgagttttaagatgagacttaaaagcttctactgaggtagcatctctaacttttaccgggagggcattccataatattggagcccgaatagaaaacgctctatagcccgcagactgtttttgggctctgggaatcactaataagccggagttctttgaacgcagatttcttgccgggacatatggtacaatacaatcggcaagataggcaggagcttgaccgtgtagtattttatacgtaagtagtaaaaccttaaagtcgcatcttaagtgcacaggaagccagtgcaagtgagccagtataggcgtaatatgatcaaactttcttgtttttgtcaaaagtctagcagccgcattttgtaccatctgtaatcttttaatgctagacatagggagacc
It encodes the following:
- the taf10 gene encoding transcription initiation factor TFIID subunit 10, which translates into the protein MNVDGVNQSVTTRASSNVTTSSTASNCITNDNATTNVPSNTSNASTSAALVTSSSDSSVSNGVYVPGGITNGDIKPNVSTTPLADFVMQLEEYTPTIPDAVTGYYLNRAGFEASDPRIIRLISLASQKFISDIANDALQYCKMKGTASGSSRSKTKDKKYTLTMEDLGPALSEYGINVKKPYYFT